The nucleotide sequence CCCCGCCTTCATGCTGAAGAAGGAAATTATACATCGTCGGTACTCCTGCAAAAACAGTTGCTTCATACGTTTTTACAAGCTTAAAGATTTCAGCAGGGCTAAAGCGCGGAACAATCAGCAATGTTGCACCGCTGATCAGCGGCGCGTTCAGCGAAACCGTCAGACAGAACACGTGGAACATCGGTAGAGTCGCTACGATTTTGTCCCCGTCGTTCATTTTCAAGTAAGAACCTACATCACGTGCATTGCTGTACAGGTTTTTGTGCGTCAGCATAGCGCCTTTCGGCTTTCCTGTCGTGCCTGATGTATAGAGAATGACAGCCGTGTCATCGTCCTCAAGCGTAACTTCAGCCGGGTTTGCGCCTGCCTGGGCCACAATACTTGTAAACGATTTCAATTTTGGACTGATTGAAAGCGAAGACACATCAAACCCGCTCTTAGCTTCTGACGGAGGTGTTTCACATGAGATAATGTGCTCGACCTGAGGCAGAACCCCATTCATTTTTTCAAAAAGCGGCAGCAGCACATCCAGTGTGACAATTGTCTTTACATCACCGTTATTCAATATGTACCCGATTTCATCCGGTGTGTAAATTGGATTGATTGGTATAACCGTAGCCCCCGCGCGCATTGCCCCGTAAAGAGAAATCACGAAATACGGAGAATTGCCAAGCACAAGCGCAAGATGATCCCCCTTTTTGACCCCAAGCTGCTGCAGACTGTCAGCAAATTTGCTGATCAGCACATCAAGTTCCCCGTACGACGTTTCTTTCCCTTCAAAAATAAACGCCGGCTTGCCTCCGTACTTCTGTGCAGACAGAGACAGCTGTGATAGTAAATTCATTCTCCCACCCCTTGCGAAAATGAATGAACAGCCATTCATTTTCTAAAAATTTAAAACTATAAATCTATTATATTTTATGACGGAAAAATTCTCAACAAACGGCTTGGCGGATGTGGGAGAAATTTGCTGAATTGTGAACGTATATCACCTGCCCAACAATAAAAAAGCGCCCTAAAAAAGGACGCGCTCCGTAATCAATAGATAAGCTCAATAAATTGTTCTTTTTCAATATTGCCGAAATAATGCTTGATATCTGTGTCCCTCAAAGCTGTTTCAATGGAAGAACGGTCATATTGCAGGCCGGTAAGAAGGTTTTCGATCTCTTCAACTTCACCTACCCCGAAGAAGTCTCCGAAGATTTTGCAGTTTTCGATTTTACCTTTCTTCACTTCCAGGCGGATGTCAATCTGTCCGATCGGAAAGCGGTGCGAATGCTGGAGGTTAAAGGATGGCGATTTGCCGTAGTTCCAGTTCCAGTTCTGATAGCGTTCCTCAGACAGAGCATGGATTTTTTCCCAATCCGCTTCTGTTAAAACGTATTGCGGAATTTCGCCGTCTGTATCGAAGATGTAGCGCAGAATCAGTTCTCTGAATTCCTCAATCGTGATTTTCTCTTCAAGAAATTCGCTGATGTTTGCCACACGGCTGCGAATGGATTTGATTCCTTTTGACTCGATCTTGTCCTTTTTCACTTTCAGCGCGGACACGACGTTTTCCATTTCCGAATCAAACAGCAGCGTTCCATGGCTGAACATTCTGCCCTTTGTAGAAAACTGGGCATTTCCTGAAATCTTTCTGCCTTCAGCAAGGATATCATTGCGGCCGCTAAGCTCCGCATCTACACCAAGACGCTTTAATGCGCGCGTCACGGGTTCAGTGAATTTTTTGAAATTGTGAAAGCTGTTTCCGTCATCTTTTGTAATAAAGCTGAAGTTCAGGTTACCAAGGTCATGATAAACCGCACCCCCGCCTGAAAGCCTCCGCACAACATGAAGACCCTGCTCTTCCACATACTTTGTGTTGATTTCTTCTATTGTATTTTGATTCTTCCCGATGATAATGGAAGGTTCGTTAATATAAAAAAGCAAATACGATTGCTCAGGATCGAGATTTTTCAGGCAATATTCTTCGATTGCCAGATTGATTCTCGGATCTGTAATTCCTTTATTATCAATAAACAGCATGTACTTTTCCTCCTAATTGCCCTTCGTCCATTGCAGGCCGGATGCTGCAAGACGGACGGGACCTTTGTAGATCGTTTTAGCCTCACTTACGAGATTTGCCACGGTTCCGAAATGAGGAAGGTGCGTCAGGATCAATTCTTTTACCGAGGCACGCTCAGCAAGTCTACCGGCATCAAGACTGTTCATATGCCCGGCAGACGAGCCGTCCATATCCCCGTAAAAATTGCATTCGCACAGCAGAAGGTCTGCATCTTTTGAAAATGGGACAAATTCTTCCCGGTAACTGGAATCAGCCGTGTAAACAACCTCTGCTTCGCCATCTGAAATCCTCATCGCATAGCAGTCTACCGGATGCTTTGTTTTCATAAAACGGATGTGAAACGGTCCAATCTGGATTGGTTCTTCCGGATTGTAGGCTTTTCCTGCACTTACTTCTTTGTATGTAAGCCCTGCAAATGCTTCTGCATCAGCTGAATGGCCGTATATAGGCAGCGTCCTGGTGCTTTTATTCATAAAGGATCCAACAAGTCTTGCAAATTGCAGCGGCCCTACATCAGCAATATGATCATGATGATAATGAGACAGGATCACCGCATCAAGTTCTTCCGGTTTTGCGTAATTCTGCAGCTGGGATAAAACCGCGCTTCCGCAGTCAACTAAAAGCCGGAAACCATCTGATTCAAACAGATAGCCTGAAGAAGCTTCATTTACAGCAGGAAATCCTCCCCAAAAACCAACAACCGTTATTTTCATGTGAATCCTCCCTCGCTCATTCCTATCTTACAATATACCCATTTTTCGCTGACAAGCGCAAGCTGAGGCGCCTCTAAACCTGTAGACAGCAGCCCATTTTTTGAAAAGAAGCATATTGTTACAAAACAGATGTTGACATACCTCCATCTGTTATAATACAATGAGTGTAATAACAACTTGGAGGGGATACCAATGTTAGTTAAAATGACTGAATTTTTCAAAAACCTGCCGGCAAAAAAATGTCTTGAGTGCGGGGAAAAGATTGAAGAGCAGCACGAGTGCTACGGCAATACATGCGATAAGTGCATGAACGTCGGCAGCCTGTAACCATACCAATCCTATACCTATATTTTTGAGAAAGGACTCATTGTCCTTTCTTTTTTTTTTGCGAACATTTACAGCACTTTCCCGATTTTCTATACCCGCGTTTCTGTTCTTAACTGCCTGCAGCTGCACTTTCTTCTTTTCCCATAACCACGTTTGTGTTCTTAATCCCCGCTAACAGCACTTTCTCCCTTTCACATAACCGCGTTTGTGTTCTTAACTGCCTTTAGCAGCACTTTCTCCATTTTCTATAACCGCGTTTGTGCGCTTAACCGCCTCTAACAGCACTTTCTCTATTTTCCATAACCCCGTTTGTGCGCTTAACCGCCGCTAACAGCACTTTCTTCTTTTCCCATAACCACGTTTGTGTTCTTAACCCCCGCTAACAGCACTTTCTCCCTTTCACATAACCGCGTTTGTGCGCTTAACCCCCGCTAACAGCACTTTCTCCTTTTCCCATAACCACATTTGTGCGCTTAATCGCCGCTAACAGCACTTTCTCTTATTCCCATAACCACGTTTGTGCGCTTAACCGCCTCTAACAGCACTTTCTCTATTTTCCATAACCCCGTTTGTGCGCTTAACCGCCGCTAACAGCACTTTCTTCTTTTCCCATAATCACGTTTGTGTTCTTAACCCCCACTAACAGCACTTTCTCATTTTCCCATAACCACATTTGTGTGCTTAACCCCCGCTAACAGCACTTTCTAATCTCCCCATGATTAATAAGTGCTGCAATAAAGCTTTACTATAAATAAAAAAAGACACTGAAAATCTCAGTGTCTCTCCTGTCATACTTCCCTGTCCCAATGACGGTGCTCGGCTGCGGCACTGATAAATGCATCAGAGAATACCGCAGGATCTTGTGTTTGTTCTGCTACAATCACGCCGGGACCATTAGCGATTCCCGCTGCTTCAAGTACTTCTGCAGCTTCATAGGCAGCTCCAATTGGCTTAAAGTGACTGAATCCTTCTTTTAGAAATGCTGCGGCGTCTTTTTTGCCGAGCAGAAGCTCTTTGTTCTTCTGCCCGCCCGCTACATAAAAAGCGTCGAACAGAATGGAATCACTTGTGAGGAAGGTATGATTAACCTCAAGCTCTTCGCCGCCCTCACTTTTCAGCGGGCTCAGCGTATGGCTGATGACTTCAGGCATCATGCCTGTTTCTTTCATTTTTCCAATAAAAGCGTTCAGGGAAGCCGAATCGTAGCCGTCTTCGGCAAGCACTGCCACTTTACGCGTATCGGGAACTTTGACCGTTTTCTCCTGGCTCAGTGCAGGTGACTCAAGTGTGACGCCAGACTCCGTTTGCTCATTTGGAACCGAAGCGCCAATCCCCTCAGCCACTTCACCGGCAAGTCTGGTGTCAATGCAGCTGATCATATTGACGACCTGCTGCTGAACGCTTTTGCTTTTTACTTTGCCGAGCTCAAAGCGGAAGGCAGAGATCATATGCTGCTTTTCCACTTCTGACATGCTGTTCCAGAACAGCTTTGCCTGTGAGAAATGATCTTTAAAGCTCTCGCTGCGCTGGCGGATCTTCCGTCCATCCACTTTTTCCTGATAGTGGACATATCCGCCTTGCTCGCGCGCGGCAGGACGCGGAGCGTTTTGGGCAAGCGAATTCTGATGATAGGCTGTCTGCCCGCGGTTTATGGTCATGCGGTGCATGCCGTCCCGCTGATTGTTATGAAACGGACAGACAGGACGATTGATTGGAATCTCATGGAAGTTCGGACCGCCAAGTCTTGTAATCTGTGTATCTGTATAGGAAAAGAGGCGCCCCTGCAGCAGCGGATCATTTGTAAAATCGATGCCCGGCACTACGTGTCCCGGATGGAACGCAACCTGCTCAGATTCGGCAAATACATTATCCTGATTGCGGTCGAGCGTCATTTTGCCGATGATTTTAACTGGGACGATTTCCTCCGGCCACAGTTTTGTTGCGTCAAGAAGATCAAAATCAAAGTTAAATTCGTCCTCTTCCTCAATCATCTGAACCCCAAGCTCGTACTCAGGATAGTCACCGTTCTCAATAGATTCGTAGAGATCTCTTCTGTGAAAATCAGGATCTTTTCCGGCAAGCTTCTGGGCTTCGTCCCATACGAGCGAATGAACGCCGAGCTTCGGTTTCCAGTGGAATTTTACGAAGCGCGCTTTTCCTTCTTCATTGACAAACCTGAAAGTATGTACGCCAAACCCTTCCATCATCCGGTAGCTGCGGGGAATCGCCCGGTCAGACATCGCCCACATCATCATGTGTGCAGATTCCTGATTGTTGGCAATGAAGTCCCAGAACGTGTCATGAGCAGATGAGGCCTGGGGCATTTCGTTATGAGGCTCCGGCTTTACGGCATGGACGAGATCCGGAAATTTAATCGCATCCTGGATGAAAAAGACAGGGATATTGTTCCCGACGAGATCATAGTTTCCTTCTTCCGTATAAAATTTAACGGCAAATCCCCTGACATCCCTGACCGTATCTGCAGACCCCTTAGAGCCCGCCACCGTTGAAAACCGCACGAATACAGGTGTTTTGACAGAAGGGTCCTGCAAAAATCCCGCCATTGTAAATTCTTTCATCGGCTCGTAAACCTGAAAATACCCGTGTGCTCCGTATCCCATTGCATGGACAGCCCTCTCCAGAATCCGCTCGTGGTCGAAATGGGTCATCTTTTCCCGGAAATGAAAGTCCTCCATCAGGGTCGGTCCGCGGTCGCCTGCCTTAAGAGAGTGCTCGTCATCTGAAACCTTAAGTCCCTGATTTGTCGTCATGTTCCCGTCTTTATCATCAACCCGGTATGCTTCCAGCTGCTCATCCTTGCTGTTTTTACTCTGCTTGTCCAAATCTCTCATCCCTTCCGTACAGTAATAGTCACCCTTTTGAATTACCACACTTTTCTTTCCAGTAAACATTGAAGGCGTATGCACATAAAAAGTGGACTGGACAAAAACATTTCCGCAGAGGTTATACCGCAATAAGCACTTGTATCTTATGCTATCTTGACACCGGCAGCTGATTATACCTTACGAATGAGACGGTTTCTTATGCTATCTTGACACCGGCGGATGATTATACCGTACGAATGAGACGGTTTCTTATGCTATCTTGGCACCGGCGGATGATTATACCGTACGAATATGGCTGATTCTTATGTTATCTTGGCACCGGCGGATGATTATACCGTACGAATATGGCTGATTCTAATGTTATCTTGGCACCGGCGGATGATTATACCGTACGAATATGGCTGTTTCTTATGTTATCTTGGCACCGGCGGATGATTATACC is from Bacillus sp. FSL H8-0547 and encodes:
- a CDS encoding lipoate--protein ligase, whose protein sequence is MLFIDNKGITDPRINLAIEEYCLKNLDPEQSYLLFYINEPSIIIGKNQNTIEEINTKYVEEQGLHVVRRLSGGGAVYHDLGNLNFSFITKDDGNSFHNFKKFTEPVTRALKRLGVDAELSGRNDILAEGRKISGNAQFSTKGRMFSHGTLLFDSEMENVVSALKVKKDKIESKGIKSIRSRVANISEFLEEKITIEEFRELILRYIFDTDGEIPQYVLTEADWEKIHALSEERYQNWNWNYGKSPSFNLQHSHRFPIGQIDIRLEVKKGKIENCKIFGDFFGVGEVEEIENLLTGLQYDRSSIETALRDTDIKHYFGNIEKEQFIELIY
- a CDS encoding MBL fold metallo-hydrolase; the encoded protein is MKITVVGFWGGFPAVNEASSGYLFESDGFRLLVDCGSAVLSQLQNYAKPEELDAVILSHYHHDHIADVGPLQFARLVGSFMNKSTRTLPIYGHSADAEAFAGLTYKEVSAGKAYNPEEPIQIGPFHIRFMKTKHPVDCYAMRISDGEAEVVYTADSSYREEFVPFSKDADLLLCECNFYGDMDGSSAGHMNSLDAGRLAERASVKELILTHLPHFGTVANLVSEAKTIYKGPVRLAASGLQWTKGN
- a CDS encoding catalase; this translates as MRDLDKQSKNSKDEQLEAYRVDDKDGNMTTNQGLKVSDDEHSLKAGDRGPTLMEDFHFREKMTHFDHERILERAVHAMGYGAHGYFQVYEPMKEFTMAGFLQDPSVKTPVFVRFSTVAGSKGSADTVRDVRGFAVKFYTEEGNYDLVGNNIPVFFIQDAIKFPDLVHAVKPEPHNEMPQASSAHDTFWDFIANNQESAHMMMWAMSDRAIPRSYRMMEGFGVHTFRFVNEEGKARFVKFHWKPKLGVHSLVWDEAQKLAGKDPDFHRRDLYESIENGDYPEYELGVQMIEEEDEFNFDFDLLDATKLWPEEIVPVKIIGKMTLDRNQDNVFAESEQVAFHPGHVVPGIDFTNDPLLQGRLFSYTDTQITRLGGPNFHEIPINRPVCPFHNNQRDGMHRMTINRGQTAYHQNSLAQNAPRPAAREQGGYVHYQEKVDGRKIRQRSESFKDHFSQAKLFWNSMSEVEKQHMISAFRFELGKVKSKSVQQQVVNMISCIDTRLAGEVAEGIGASVPNEQTESGVTLESPALSQEKTVKVPDTRKVAVLAEDGYDSASLNAFIGKMKETGMMPEVISHTLSPLKSEGGEELEVNHTFLTSDSILFDAFYVAGGQKNKELLLGKKDAAAFLKEGFSHFKPIGAAYEAAEVLEAAGIANGPGVIVAEQTQDPAVFSDAFISAAAEHRHWDREV
- the yhfH gene encoding protein YhfH, translated to MLVKMTEFFKNLPAKKCLECGEKIEEQHECYGNTCDKCMNVGSL
- a CDS encoding fatty acid--CoA ligase family protein; the encoded protein is MNLLSQLSLSAQKYGGKPAFIFEGKETSYGELDVLISKFADSLQQLGVKKGDHLALVLGNSPYFVISLYGAMRAGATVIPINPIYTPDEIGYILNNGDVKTIVTLDVLLPLFEKMNGVLPQVEHIISCETPPSEAKSGFDVSSLSISPKLKSFTSIVAQAGANPAEVTLEDDDTAVILYTSGTTGKPKGAMLTHKNLYSNARDVGSYLKMNDGDKIVATLPMFHVFCLTVSLNAPLISGATLLIVPRFSPAEIFKLVKTYEATVFAGVPTMYNFLLQHEGGDKEDLRTLRLCISGGASMPVALLKGFEQKFNVVVSEGYGLSEASPVTCFNPLDRPRKAGSIGTNILNVENKVVNELGEEVPPGQVGELIVKGPNVMKGYYNMPEETAHTIRNGWLYTGDLATMDEEGYFTIVDRKKDMVIVGGYNVYPREVEEVLYSHPGVVEAAVVGVPDPNQGEAVKCFVVVKDKSLTEEGLKAHCREHLAKYKVPGSIEFLEELPKNTTGKILRRALKDQVLQK